The Desulfurobacteriaceae bacterium genome has a segment encoding these proteins:
- a CDS encoding AI-2E family transporter, protein MKRYLTEIFFLFSILIMVLGLFIMKSVMMPFFIGSAIAYISYPVFKRLEAVLRNKVVSAVLTLSVIGVLITAVILIVLPTIIVEIESFFNYLPRLTNKIDVFLYKHLGEHFLHKLNFNVTTFEKVIKTIYLQIGQLPVGDIFQRLFSGFFSVFGIVINTILVPLITYYFLVNASKMKELYLQIAPQEIRHELRD, encoded by the coding sequence GTGAAGAGATATCTAACTGAGATTTTTTTCCTTTTTTCTATCCTCATAATGGTTCTTGGTCTATTTATTATGAAATCTGTAATGATGCCATTCTTTATAGGATCAGCAATTGCTTATATTTCTTATCCGGTATTTAAAAGGTTAGAAGCAGTTCTTAGGAATAAAGTAGTTTCTGCTGTTTTAACTCTTTCAGTAATAGGTGTTCTTATTACAGCCGTAATCCTTATTGTCTTACCAACGATAATTGTCGAAATTGAAAGTTTCTTTAACTACCTACCGCGACTTACGAATAAAATAGATGTTTTTCTTTATAAGCACCTAGGAGAACATTTTCTGCATAAGTTGAACTTTAATGTTACGACTTTTGAAAAGGTTATAAAGACTATTTACTTGCAGATTGGACAGCTTCCAGTAGGAGATATATTCCAAAGACTATTTTCGGGCTTCTTTTCAGTATTTGGAATAGTTATCAACACAATTTTGGTTCCTCTCATTACCTACTATTTTTTAGTCAATGCTTCAAAAATGAAGGAGTTATACCTACAAATTGCTCCTCAGGAGATCAGGCACGAACTTAGAGAT
- a CDS encoding CDP-alcohol phosphatidyltransferase family protein gives MVSVPTLVTLLRGFLVPFFIMAILYKNFKLALFIFFVAAISDALDGYLARKLNQITTLGVILDPLADKALINSGFILLSYVDRIIPVWLTIFVISRDIILLIGGWLLATFGKINRIKPTKIGKATAFSQFLTLLLTLVNTTYGFIPLEFIKILYIITAMLTILSAVSYTAIGIRELSSEEISN, from the coding sequence ATGGTAAGTGTTCCAACTCTCGTGACTTTGCTTAGAGGTTTCCTAGTTCCCTTCTTCATTATGGCTATTTTATACAAGAATTTCAAATTGGCCCTTTTTATTTTCTTCGTTGCTGCCATCAGTGATGCTTTAGATGGATACTTAGCAAGGAAGCTTAATCAGATAACAACTTTAGGAGTAATTTTGGATCCGTTAGCAGATAAGGCTCTAATAAACTCAGGATTTATTCTCCTTTCTTATGTAGATAGGATAATTCCTGTATGGCTGACCATTTTTGTGATAAGTAGGGATATTATCCTCCTTATTGGAGGTTGGCTTCTGGCCACTTTTGGAAAAATTAACAGAATTAAACCAACGAAAATTGGAAAAGCTACTGCGTTTTCTCAGTTTTTAACCTTACTCTTGACCCTTGTAAATACTACTTATGGATTTATACCATTAGAGTTTATTAAAATACTTTACATAATAACAGCTATGCTTACTATACTTTCTGCCGTAAGTTACACAGCTATAGGAATAAGGGAGTTAAGTAGTGAAGAGATATCTAACTGA